The DNA segment CTCGCCAGGCAGCGCGGTATTTCTCGCGCGACCCTTTGGCGCGCCAAGCGGGCGTTATGGGTGCAGTCCGAGAAAATCGGGATGAAGGCGGGATGGGCCTGGGCGATCCGCGAGGGGACGCTCTGGGGGTGATCACCCTCGGGAATGGGGCGTGAATGGGGCGTGAATGGGGTGTTAATGGGGTGTTAATGGGGTGCGAAAGAGGCTGAAAACGTAAGTTTGCCCGGATGGGCGGAACCCCCGCTGATCTTCGGAACCTCATGGGATTCCAGGGTTTGCGCGAAGGTGATCGAGGTGCGCGGGGAGGGAAAAGACCCGAAGATTGGTGTAAGTGGGGGGGAGCACCCAGCCGCCCGACCCCTTCCACGCACGCACGACCCCACCGATGAGCATGTAGCAGGGCGACGCAGTCGACGAAGGGTGCTGGAACTTGTGCTTAATGGTAACCACCCATTTACCACCGGCGCTGACAGAACCTGGGACCGCGGCGTTGACGCCTGTGCTTTGGCTCGAGGGCGTGCAACGTCAGGGCGGCGAGGGCAACCTCGGGGACCAGGGTTCAGATGCCACCTCGGACAACCTCGGCCGAATAGAGATAGGTAGAGTCTGCCCCGGTCGATCGTCAGACCCTTGCTCCAGAGAGGCACGTCGGTCGGGACTGGCGACAGTGCATGATCCGAATACATCGGTGCGGCCTCGTGGAAGTGCGAGCCGACCCTCCCTCTCGCGGCGTCCGGTAGGTCCCGATCGTTGGCCTTCCTTATGGACAGAGGGTACCACCGACGACCTCGTTTTCCCGAGGGGTGGGAGGTTGCACTCAATTTACACTTGTCCGGCGCTATGCAGGATGCAACGGGGTGCATTCCTGTTCTACCTTCTGAGGGGCCGAAACCTTTGGAAGATAGGGCGTCTAGCAGCGCCGTGCAGTCGGATGTAGCCGGGTTCTTGGTGGAGGCGGCGGGAATCGAAACATCGACCTTTGGTCTGCCGTCTAGTAAAAACCGCATCTCGCTGTCAGCCTTTGTTCACAGGTGTTTGCGAAGTTTCATCGATCCTGCGTTCCCCTGCCCCACTCTGTCTAGTTTCGGGTACTTGGGACACAGGTTTTGGCACAGGTTGAAACGCGTCGGGGGGCCCGTTTCCTCGGCGCGGCCTCGCGGGGGGCCTAGCTACTCGATAAGAGGGGAAGGAAGGTCTGAGACCCTTTGGGCTCTCCGGGACTCATATCACCGACGATATCTCATCCTTTCCAGGATCCGTAGCGCCGGGGCCACCGATCCCCCCGTGGCGACCGGCGGAGAAAATCCTCCGCGCCACAGCCCCTATCCCAGCGATTACCACAATAGCAACGAGCCAGCGGATCCATGGGCGGGTCGCCGTGGGGCCGGCAGCCACGAACACACCCGGCAGGTCTGAGGGGGCAAAAACCTCCATGCCCTCCGATACCTGAGTCGCCCCCAGCGGGCTCCACCCCGATCCGGAGAACCGGAGGAGCGCCGTTGCGCTGATTGGATAGCGCAAGACGACCGTCACAGGCTTGGCGAGCTCGATCACCGCCTTGGAGTTCGCATAGCGCAGGTCAATGCGATAGGCGTTCCCGTCGAAATTCAGTTGCGACGGCGGTGGGGCGAACGTGAAAGGGTCCACCGGGGTGATTTTCACAATCACGGAGGATTCGCCGTGATGTGGGACGACGCCGTTCTGAGGAAAGATCACTGTGGCCTGGGCGTCATCGGTCGACACCTCCCCCTCCACCGACCCGAATTGGTTCAACGCGAGCGCCCCGGCTCCCGTCGCCGGAGCGTGATTTCCCTCTCGAAGAGAGGGCGGGGGGTGGAGCCAGTTATACGGGGGCAGTGGTGCGATCCCATCGTAGAGCAAGCGGATCGGACCTGACCCCCAGGCAGACACCGTCGCGGCGACATAGAGCAGCACGGTCAGGCCCCCCCACACAAGCCAGAGCCGTGAGCTCTCGTTGAGCTCGACCCCGGACCCCGCTCCTTTCACCATGGTTGTCTGAAGAGAGTTTTCTCCATCGTGGTGACCCCGGAGCCACCATCTGTGCGGAGATCCCTGGCCCGATCTCGGATCACGGCCCGGCAGGGACGAAGATCCCCAGGCTGTCTGTGTCCGCCAGCACCTGCTGGCTCCCGGCGAACCGCGTCGTGGGGAGAGCTTTCCACCCGCTCCCGACTGATTGGAGCAGCATAGTGCTATGCACGGCGTAGCGGAGCACCACTGTCGCAGGACCGGCGAGCGTAGCCGGCATCGCCGATGCCGCGTAGGTCGCCTCGATGCGGTAGGTGCTGAGGGAGTTGATTGTCCCCGGTGCGATTTGCCGGAGGATGGACCCAGCGGTATGGAGGAAGGGGCGCCAACCCATCGTACAGCAACCGAGAAAAGAACGACCACGAGCTGGTCACCGCCGCAAGATACAGGAGTGCCGCAACAATACCCCAAGCGAGGGGGCGAGTCCTCACGGTACCTGGTGGTGCGCACTCACGACCTCTTCATCGCTCCTGACGGCCATGACTGCGTCGTGCTTGGCAGCTCGCTCAGCCGCACGCGCTGCGGCCGAGCGGCAAGCGCCCCACGTCGCATTGGCATCAGCTCATCTGGAGGAGATTGGCCGCGGCATGCGTGACGGCTGAGGCGGACCACGTACCGGCCGCCCAGCGCTGCCAGCCGAACAACACCCCTGCCGCGAGATCAATCGGCAGGGCTCGCACCCCGTAGACCGGCACGTGCACGATCGCGAAGGCCATGGCACTCCCCCCCACGGCGAGCCATGCCCCCCATCGAATCAGCCAGCCATACACGAACCGCCGGAAAAAGAGTTCCTCGGCCGCAGCGGCGAGCAGACTTGCCCCCACAGCCAAGGTGGTGACGGGCGCAGGCGCCACGGCCACGCGCAGCCACCGGCCGATGGCGAACGCGGTGATGCCCATTCCGACGGCGACCAGCCAGCGCGTCCCTCGCGGCCGTTCAACCTCATCGCGCCGCAGGGGGGCGAGCGCCCCGACTGCCCCTACCGCGCCTGTCACCAGCACCGCGCTGAACGACCCCGGCGGCCGAACGGCCAGAGCCACGCAGCCGCAGACCGCCAACAGCGCCGCCCCCCATTCTCCCGGGCGCGCCCCTCCCACGCTCAGCGAACCGTAAATGTTACCGATCGAATCACGCGCGGATTAAACGGGAAGTGGTCTTGTGCCACGAACTCCGCCGTGAGCAGGTGCGGGCCTTTGACCACAGCGATGTCCTGCTCGAGCCCGTAGGCCATTGACACGACCCTCCCATCGACGAGCAGATGGACGTGCCCACGATCAGGTCGCAAGTGGGTGGAGACCTGGGGGGTGATCTGCGCCCCCTCTAGCCGGAGCCGGACGTGGAGGGTGGTGCCTGAGATCGTGGCCCCGGGCTCCGGCCACACGATGGCGAGAGTGGCGCTTGAGCGCGGGCGGATCTGGGGTGCTGGCGGGGCGGCCGCTTGCGGGCGCGCACTGCATCCGATGATCGCAAGCGAGATGAGAATGAGGCCTGCATGCCCCATCAGGTTATGCATCGGTAGAGGATTCGCTCCCAGCGGAGTCCCCTCCCGTCATCTCGACGTTCCGGACTGGCTGCCGTCATGAGCTAATTCCTTCCATGGGCCGCCTGCGCCTCACGGCGTTGCTGCACGCGTTCCTCACGCCCGAGGAACCACGCGATCAGGATCAGCAATGGGATGACATACATCATCTGCCCCATCACCCACATCAGGCTGCCACCCAGCTTTTGGTCTTGAAGAGCGCTCAGGCCCCAGAGGTGCGGGACGACCGTGTAAGGCCAGTAGAAGACTCGGTCCGAAAACGCCAGCGCGAGGCCGAGCAAGAAGTTGACAACTTCGGTACCAAACAGCATCGTGATGCGAACCCCCAGGTCCGCCTGAACGAGCGTCGGCGCCGGTGAGACGATGACGCCCCAGAACACGAGACCGACCGCGACGAAACTGGCGTGCTCGGCCGCATGGATCCACGGCGCCTCGAGCGTCGCAATGTACGCCGCGGGGGAGTGCCAGAGCAGCAGCACCCCATTGTAGAGCACGAAGGCCGGGACAGGCGACCACAGCGCCCGGTA comes from the bacterium genome and includes:
- a CDS encoding CPBP family intramembrane glutamic endopeptidase: MGGARPGEWGAALLAVCGCVALAVRPPGSFSAVLVTGAVGAVGALAPLRRDEVERPRGTRWLVAVGMGITAFAIGRWLRVAVAPAPVTTLAVGASLLAAAAEELFFRRFVYGWLIRWGAWLAVGGSAMAFAIVHVPVYGVRALPIDLAAGVLFGWQRWAAGTWSASAVTHAAANLLQMS
- a CDS encoding cytochrome c oxidase assembly protein, whose protein sequence is MVVTLRLTDWDWNPTSVAGLWLTAAAYLWVLHRFRVGRRQQLYFWAGFSTLVVALLSPVHTGAPYSFTLHMVQHMLLMMVAPPLLVLGVPSGVVGWLHRRPSLWHAYRALWSPVPAFVLYNGVLLLWHSPAAYIATLEAPWIHAAEHASFVAVGLVFWGVIVSPAPTLVQADLGVRITMLFGTEVVNFLLGLALAFSDRVFYWPYTVVPHLWGLSALQDQKLGGSLMWVMGQMMYVIPLLILIAWFLGREERVQQRREAQAAHGRN